A genome region from Cataglyphis hispanica isolate Lineage 1 chromosome 26, ULB_Chis1_1.0, whole genome shotgun sequence includes the following:
- the LOC126858611 gene encoding ejaculatory bulb-specific protein 3-like: protein MARLICTIVIIGIALMCVLAEEDKYDDKYDGIDIVEILVNNELRYQYYNCFMGTEPCVTEDQKYFNSIISEAVQTQCSKCTEKQKLMLEVGINWYKKNQPEEWNRFMEKVTEDIKKKAEKNND from the exons ATGGCTCGATTAATCTGCACGATTGTTATCATTGGTATTGCTCTGATGTGTGTTCTTGCGGAGGAAGATAAATATGACGATAAATACGATGGAATCGATATAGTTGAAATTCTCGTCAACAACGAATTGCGATATCAATATTACAACTGTTTCATGGGAACAGAACCGTGCGTGACAGAagatcagaaatattttaatt CAATTATCAGCGAGGCTGTTCAAACTCAATGCAGCAAATGTACTGAAAAGCAAAAACTTATGTTGGAAGTAGGAATAaattggtataaaaaaaatcagccTGAAGAATGGAATCGATTTATGGAGAAGGTTacagaagatataaaaaaaaaagctgaaAAGAATAATGACTAA